The genome window TCAAATTTTTggagtttttaaatatttttttaaaatttaataacaaaaggcctttctaaaaatcttttaaaatatgcatGCAGACCTATTTAAAATACACAGTCTGAGTTTTAAATcgggctctaataccactaaatgtaatgccccaaactcggcctagatgttatggcagAATATCGAAAGTTACATATAATgtttactcgattttattttttgttttgtttttgtagttGACATCTTGCGGAACACGTCGATCGGATCAACTTGGAGCACACACTATCCAACCTCTATTTAGGTAGTTTCTTAATTGATCCAGACTAGGTTATATAGCGTGTATATAGGGTTGTATTTATGTTTAAGTTATTTTGGTTGTTCATGGTATTGGTTTGGTGATGTTGGATGATTTGGTATATTTATGTGATATGTTGTGGCAAGTGAATAACCAACTTGAAATGTGATTTACTTGAGACAATGGATGTATAATGGTCAAGTTTGTTTATGgtttgtatgtatataaatggtTATTTGGTATGGCCTAatggttgaattgaatttcaTGTTAGTATGTGGATTGTATAAGGTTTCTAAGTTTGatataatgatgatgatgatgatgatgatgatgatgatgatgatgattttggttGTTTGATAAGATGTTTAAAGATGTATATTATGGCACTTTAGTAAGTTATGCTTGGAGCATATGTATAGccaatttataatattaaaggATTATGTTAATATGGTAGAATTGGTATGGTTGTTTGACTATGAAAATGAGATGGCAAGTGATAGGTTGAACTTGTATATTATAAGTAGTTAAATGGCATGAAATGATTCATGTTAACTATGTTCGTTTTGGTATCAAATGTAAGTGCAATGAATGAAATGTTTTGATGTTGAAATGGTGCCAATAAGGCACATTAGTTAGAAGTTTAGACATTGTTTTGAAATGTGTTTTGACATCTTTAAATAGGTACATCATTGAGTATAAGCATTGACATGTGTTTGGAACGTTTGAGTTAGGTAACTTGCATGTAAAGTTACTTTATGCTGTACACGATCTGGTATACGGCTATGTGTCTCCACACGGGTTGGTGACACGGCTATGTAACTACTGAAGAAAGTAAATTTTTGTTCCATGCGGTTTTAGTTAGTTACACTGCTTgatgacacggccgtgtgactcaggCACACATAGTCACAATTTGTCACACGGCTTGGATACACGGCAGTGTGACCCTTATTTATTGAAATTCTCatattttttgttaagtttacaattaagtccttacATGACAATTTCTACACCACTGCTAGGTCACCATCTGGCCTCCTCTAATAAGCTCTCCGACCAACAATGACAATTTGTTTATGTGATTACTAGATTTTTATTGTCTTCTAACTATTATGAAGTATGAGCCATAAAAAATCGAACCAACataaaataagaagataaaaatCCAATGGAGTTGTTTGCATCTacaatttttttgttctttcgcATATTTCCTCaggaaacaaatagaaaaaaaatccaactacccaaaaaactgaaaaaagaggaaaaagaactTGAATGcgaaaatccaaaaaaaagaTGAACCCAAGACTcgaaatataaaacaaagataaactCTGAACCTAAAAGGTAAAAAGAAAGCaatgtaaacaaaaaaaaaagatccatttttttgttatttctcatattttctcaggaaacaaacagaaaaaatCCAACTACCCAGAAACTTTATTAACTGTCGGGTTTCAATAACGAGTTCTTCATTTCGGGCCTATTGGGTAATCCATATCTTTGTAGCCCAAATTTGAACCTGCTTCCTCCATGCCCAAGAATCAAACTCAataccttttatgtcgaacaaAGAAGTAGCAGCAGCGGTAGCAGAAGGTGAATGAGAGGAACTGAAATCAGCCATTGAAAGCAAACATGTTTAGCagagaaaataagataaaaggAAATTGAGAAGAAGAAAGGTCGtcgggaaaaagaaagaaataaaaaaaaagaaactagttttaaatatatattttaatacttttttatattatgacatCATTTATGCAACGTGTCACAATCTTATTCCGCCACATGTCCTGAACTTAACGACATTAGACTCAGGTACCGGTTTAGTTGACGGAAAAAAATTTCGGGTACCAATCTGGGACAAAAAAACCATAAGTGCCAATTTGGGAAAAGTGGAcaagtttaagtaccaattttatatttaaccctttaattttttaattttatgaaaattttaacttttatttaatagaaTCGGATGGAACGGTCGAACCGATCGTACCAGTCAAACCAATCGAATTGGTTGGACTAACATACTGGTGGCCTAATCAGTTCAACAACCAGTTCGATTCTAAAAACTAGATTGGACTTGTTGGTCAGATTGATTACACACGAAACTGATTACACAAGGCATAAGTGGACTTATTTAGGtacaaattaaaagtaaaaggtttaaaaataaaattgtggaaattatggtataaatgaaatttttgaacatttatattgtattaaattaaaagcatGAAGCTTCGTCACTGTTTTTAGAACTGGACCGGACTGGCCAATCAAACTGATTGGATCAGGAGTCGATTGGGGTACCAATCCAAAATAAGGGGTCATATTGGTTGACTTGTGAACCGGTCGGATAGCCCGAATTGGCGATTAAActgttttatctattttttaaatattttttatttttaataatttattcaatcgaATCGATTATTGAACCGGAATCCATTAATTTGATCGGTTTGTTTTCCGATCCAATTCTAAAAATCTCAAACTTGGTTgatgatatattataaattaaaattaaaaaggttaTCATGTTTTTCcagattttaaaaagaattttgaaattcaaaattcaactatTACGAAAATAGGGTTCGATttgtctaaatttaaatttgacttttatgttttattcaaataaggaatttatattttcaaatcaaaatcaaaatttgtttacCCAAATAATGGTTTCTAAAGAGgccaaaaattaatttgagatgaattatttgacatttaaaaaaaaaaacctgctgtgccaaaatttgaaaacccaaTTAAGCCAACGATTAGCTGGGAAGGCCCATAGAGGCATAGACAAAAACGGTACCATTTCTATCTAGGGTTTATTGAAGCCCCCTCAATTGGATCTATAAATAATTGCCCAAACCTAAAACCCTTGCCATCCTATATTTTCTCTATTCTCCTCGTTAAGGGTTGTCTGGCATTCTCAATCTCTTTCCAAATGTACTGtaagtttatttgttttttcttttctgaaattttgatttgtaaatttcGTTTTTATCGATCAGttgatgagaaaaataaaactgCAACAATATGATTGGATTTATTCCATGATTACTTGTATTTAAGTCTGATGATCTTTCTTTTCTtacatatttttcttgaaatttcttcaaagttaatttttttcttcaaatattttgagatatgatGAGGTTTTATTTGGTCCGTGTTTCTGATTAAACAGTGACcgataaattttttaaccaaACTCTGATctcaataattcatattttatttgtagACATTTTATTGGCAGAAATCTTAATTAACTcttaatttcttattattttaatattttgtggATTAATTGCTTTTCAGAAACAAAGTGCTTCTGCtatgattaattatgaaaaaattcaCATGTCAGACTTcagagattttttttaaaaaagaaaatctatgAGAAGGAAATTCATATTTTCTGAGCAGaagttttatttattcttaaaatattcctTACAGGCTACAACCTTGTGAATATGAATGATAAAATGCCGTTTAGTACTAACAGTAATAGCAATAGTAAGAAAACAAATTATACTGAACATGGATATAGTATATTAATGAAAACCATAATTTGACCTAATGTCAAAAGCTTTTGCAGATTTGGGGGCTTTGGTTTCGAAGTAACTGAACATGGATATTTCAGCTTTCACGAGCCTCCCAAACTCATCCAAAGCAAAAGCATAAAACGGAAACTACGACATCCACAGTTCTTTGTGTATTTCCTTGTCCTTGCGCTCTGCTGCCAATACGCTCAAGAGAGAGGAGGAAGATTCATGTCATTCTCAGCGACTCTTTTATGTCTCTGGGGATTGTCAAATCGTGCAAGTCGTTTAGATCAAGTTAGTTTGGTTTGATTTCTTCTAAAATTGGGGGCGCTTTTCTTGTTTCTGACCGCTAATTTATGGtttaattaagtatttgatTGTTTTGACTTCGTAATTCGttaatttatctcattttagTTATCAGATTTGTTGGTtcagttttttattttctggtTTTTGTGTTGTTTCATGAGTCATGCTCATTTTGATGCAAAAGCTTCTCCTTCTTAGGGTTTCTTTTCCTTAGTTCATTCATAATTTAAGTCATACTATGCTTACCATTCTTCTTGAAAATCGGATACAAGTTTTAGTTTTCAATAATGCTTGTAATTTTAATCCTTCCGATATCTGTCATTTGATTGTCAAACTCTGAATTTGGGGAAGCCATTATTATGTATGAACTACTATGACCTAACCATTTAACCTTCAAATACTGCCTGCAATGCCCTTCATAGGGGAAGACGTAAATTATAGTTTCTACTAACCTGTGAAatctatttttttgtatttgcaGTGATATTAGTCTTGTGAACGGTGGTGCTGAACCATGATTCTCGGAAGTAACTCTGTCCGAGAAACCCACTATGATGTTCTCTTTGTTAAGGAAGATGCGAGTTATGAAGAAATTCGTGCGAGTTATCGTATAGCTATCCTTAATTCTCATCCTGATAAGTTGAATTCTGACCATGAGACTGGAGAAAGATTTTTGAGAGTACATAAGGCATGGGAAATCCTTAGTGACCCCAAGTCACGGACTGCCTATGATAGCGAGCTGCGAGATTTAAGACAGGATGTAGTGGTCTCGGAAGATATTAGCTTAGATGATATGATAATTGAAGATGCCGGAGAGGTGATGGAGCTCTATTACCAGTGCCAGTGTGGTGATAACTTCTCGGTTGATTCTTTGGAGTTGAATCAAATGGGGTACACTTTAATGAGGGATGGGACTGGGATATTTGTAAGGACTCCTGATGCTTTACCAGCATCAATCGTTCTTCCTTGTGGCTCTTGTTCATTGCTTGTTCGGCTGATGATAAATCCAGATATTAAAGTTCCAATTGATGGGTATTTATGATTGGTCTTTCATTTTTGCTTTCGATGTTGAAACATAGCTGATGAAGGTCTTTATTCTTGGAATGTTTGTCTCTCAATATCCCCTGATTTTCACCATGACTGGGTTACATTTGCTATATTGGTGACAAAGAAAACTATGTATTGTGCCAACACAATTCGAAAGACTGTTGTGAGGAGGTTTCAAGCTTGCAGTTGATTAACTTCTTTTTGATACATCTGTTGTGTTTGAGATGAGGTTTATGCTTTAAGCTGTTCAAGGTGGAGTGATACAACTCGAAAAGAAATGTCGATTATGTCTTGCTCGAGTTAAGTAACTTATAGTTCGTCGAGCTTGAATCAAGAGTCTGTCAAAGTTGTGGGTTTTGGATCTGCTTGGTTATAGTCTTAATCTTTGGAGAGTTATAACTTAGTACTAACAGATATGAATGATCCGCCAACAAAGTTGATGTTCACTTTGAGATGGTTGGGTTTATGTTCATATTTGGACTGACTTTGTAAAATTATTCTTTGTTTATTCTTTAAGATAATATTTAGGTTTAGAAAGATgcaataaatattgaatattggGTTCTAACAATGGAAGGCAGTGGAAATGATtgctcttatttatttaatttcttttatatcatTCATGTATGTGATGTTAGCTTCTAAATTAGGTGGCGCCAACTCTATCATGTTGCCTTTTCCATTTAGAAATGGTTCTCTCGTTCTCGGAGggataaatttaataatgttgGACACGAGCACATGatgcaaagaaaaagaaaatatacataaatatatgaacatatcaatatttatataatatagttttaatctatgaaatattagtataaatataaaacataattatgacACAGGTATAATGAACAAGGCAATGCCCCATTGCTTGCTCCTTCCATGTTATCAGAATCCTTGAGCAAAAGCTATTGTTTTATTATGGTCTATCATCATAGTTAGCTATTGCTATAATATCCTACTTGTGATGATTTCGTGCAAACAAGCCTTTTTACCTCTCCGTCATCATTATCCTTTGCACACATTGTTTGCACACATAGTTCcattaataaattcattatCCTTTCCCAACAGCTGCCATTAATAAATTCATGAAGTTGCTGTAATTTTTGGTTGCCTCGTGACAAATCTAAATTAACCTGGTTCTAAACATTTCACCCACCACCAAGATTCCATTTAAATGGCCCACAGCTCTTTCCCTTAGTACAGTTAATGTGGGTTGGCCATTATCATGAGTGTCATGCACCAATTTCACCGGCTCAGATTGCCATTTACTGTCATTCAATATTGAAGCATATAAATAGAACTGTGGTTGGATCTGGTTGTTCACGACATACTGCTCTTCACTCTCAATATAATCGTTTACCCAGTTTTATTCAGGTAAGCTGGATTTCTATTCCATGATTTGATTTGCAGTTTAAAGCTACTTGTTTCTAGATTGTCTAACGTCAAAGAACTAACGTTATCTTTCATATCATATTTGTCCAATCCTTATCGTCCTTGTTCGGTAACATGTCTCAGTTTTTAACGTGACTTTAGCTTGAAGTGGAAACTTGTGAATTACTCTAAAGGAACTATCTACGGAAAGATGAACAGGAATATCATTCAACTCCATAGGGGACTTCTTAGTCTTAGCCTTGATGAGCATTAGATAGCAATCTGAAGCTGAAAAGTGGGGTTTTGAGTGTCGGTAGTTAATCTCTCGCTATCATGCTTACCCCTTTTTAACTTCGTCTTTACCCCAAAGGATAGAGTGCCTGTACTTAGAGTAAGTTGTGAGGGAACTATCAAAACTAGCAGGTCAATTTCAACATCAAAATTCTAAAGAATGAATTCATGACACTCGAATTGGGTAtgatgttttttatttttgggattttgttTAAGGTAACATTTTGATTAGTAATTTCAAATGGAACTTTTATTTAAGTGATTAgactgttaaatttattttaacaaatgttCGATATATTCGGCTAATGAGTTTTAAGTAATGATTCGACGAATAGTGCGGTGGGATTAATAATCATCGACGAGTTGAATAACATACCTAAGATTCAAGTTCATTTTACTGTCACTGACtggaatgaaaatttttgaatagttacTAGTGTAACTCaacttttctttaaatattttgaggatTCTTAAAATGTCGCTGTCAAAAACGGTTAGAGCAGCATAAAAATGAACCATTGACAGTTAACGTTCTTTATAAGTAAATCTCATGTCTCAGTTTGACAGTTCCAGACAGCCGCTTTCTCCAACATGAGTGTCTTTTATCAGGAAGAGCAACCCCGTCAATCCAAGAGATGCAAGTTCCTAGCTACAGTTCTGAAGGAAGCATTTTCCAATTGCCGTACATTCAATGGACGGCGTTCTGATTCAGGTCTAGAGGAAGAATATTCAACAAGCGACATCAATGATGTATCCCAAGTACTAAACTTATTAACTAGCAGTAGCAGCAAAagatgcttttttttttgtccctGGTCTTCTACCTGCATCTTAACTGTTTGCGATGTTCTATACAGGAAGTTGTTTCCGAAATTCGAAGTCGAGCAATGGAGAAGATGAAGCACAGGCCGAGTCTAGTAGCAGAAAGCTTTTCATGGGTATTATCTCCATCAAAGCAGGCCAAAGGACGAGACAAAGATGAAAGAGAAGATGAAGCAGATGAATTCTTTTCTATTGGGAGTTGTTTCTCCTTGTGTCCGAGTGCTGCTAGTCGGGAAGCATTTCTATCGGCTAACACGGATTTTTCCCGTTCTTCGAGCATAAACAAAATCGATTTCCCGGAGATATGGAAATTCGATTTCCGAGATTTTAGCAGGCGATCAATCATTCACGAACTGTGTCATTGTGAAGGGTGGCCATTTGGGTTATGCAAGAAGACTGTGTTACTCCCGCCTCTGCCTAAATCCCCTTCCGAGTCTTGGTCTTGGCGTAAAGGCACCAAATTGAGATGCTAAGTCGCCATATTGTCTAATTATACTTGACATTGTTGAGCACTGTTGAATCCAATGAAAGCAGCCATATAACAATCAGAATTTACACAGTTTAACCAACAATGAGTGCTGTTGTCCAACACTATAAATGCAGCACAGAGATTCATCTGCTGATTCCTGACGATGGATTGAAAATGGTTACTGCAGACTGTATGATCTAAACAGGTTAATTTTAGCCTAGGATGTTAATCACGGATCAGGCAAGAATGAACAAATAGCATAGTGCAGATTCTCACATCTTATTCACAGAATGGAAAAGTTACCTCACTTCTAATTATCTGGTGTCACACTGAACCATGAATCACATGAATTTCTAAATGGACCACATTATCTCATCTTTGCTCCCAACTCTGTCTCTACCTTCTTTAGCAAATAGGTTTCATCAGGACCAAATGCATCAAAGTTAGTTTTGGGAGATCGGATTGTTTTCTTCCCAATGTAACTTCAATACAGAATACCTTGTACCAAATTGAAGTAACCCAAACACAATGAATAAATCCGACAAATAACTagtgaatatattaaaataaatcttcTACATCTTTGTAGTCCCACGTTAGGAGCATATATGTTGTTTGTGTTGGAATCTTACATTAGAAAAGTTTTTGAGTTGTGGGAATCTTAGCTCCATTATATATCTAGTTTTAAACCTGAGCTATATGCATGCAATATTCGATTCAATAAAAATGTTCAcgaatatatataaagattagattcaatatttaaatttgcatggtatgattttaaAGTaagttgtttttaaatttaatttgatttaattccgaggtttaattgaataaaagactCTTAAATTATACTTTTTGTTTGATTCTACTAGTGTTGATGCTGCCCATTCCCAATCAGAAAATTCACTGGAGATCTT of Gossypium raimondii isolate GPD5lz chromosome 3, ASM2569854v1, whole genome shotgun sequence contains these proteins:
- the LOC105797336 gene encoding uncharacterized protein LOC105797336, which encodes MILGSNSVRETHYDVLFVKEDASYEEIRASYRIAILNSHPDKLNSDHETGERFLRVHKAWEILSDPKSRTAYDSELRDLRQDVVVSEDISLDDMIIEDAGEVMELYYQCQCGDNFSVDSLELNQMGYTLMRDGTGIFVRTPDALPASIVLPCGSCSLLVRLMINPDIKVPIDGYL
- the LOC105797337 gene encoding uncharacterized protein LOC105797337, encoding MWVGHYHECHAPISPAQIAIYCHSILKHINRTVVGSGCSRHTALHSQYNRLPSFIQFQTAAFSNMSVFYQEEQPRQSKRCKFLATVLKEAFSNCRTFNGRRSDSGLEEEYSTSDINDVSQEVVSEIRSRAMEKMKHRPSLVAESFSWVLSPSKQAKGRDKDEREDEADEFFSIGSCFSLCPSAASREAFLSANTDFSRSSSINKIDFPEIWKFDFRDFSRRSIIHELCHCEGWPFGLCKKTVLLPPLPKSPSESWSWRKGTKLRC